The following proteins are co-located in the Gordonia polyisoprenivorans genome:
- a CDS encoding VTT domain-containing protein, which produces MTEFAFAAKTTNLALLPGFLDPVNLLNSFGTWILAGLLLVIFIESGLLFPLLPGDSLLFTAGLIVAAKSADIEPFAPLWVLLVTIPIAAFLGDQVGYLIGNRLGYSLFRPNAKVLKERYIVEAHEFFEKHGPITIVLARFVPIVRTYAPLVAGAAKMRYSIFLTYNVVGAILWGAGVTLLGYFLGQIAFIRDNVDYIFLLIVFVSVLPIISEVVKRVLRSRRAITEEPVASPTPADHS; this is translated from the coding sequence GTGACCGAATTCGCATTTGCCGCAAAAACGACAAATCTGGCCCTGCTTCCGGGGTTCCTCGATCCGGTCAACCTGCTCAACTCGTTCGGCACGTGGATTCTCGCGGGCCTGCTGCTGGTCATCTTCATCGAGTCCGGCCTGCTGTTCCCGCTGCTTCCGGGCGACTCGCTGTTGTTCACCGCGGGGCTGATCGTCGCCGCGAAGTCCGCCGACATCGAGCCGTTCGCGCCGTTGTGGGTGCTGCTGGTGACCATCCCGATCGCCGCCTTCCTCGGTGACCAGGTCGGTTATCTCATCGGCAATCGCCTCGGATACTCCCTGTTCCGGCCGAACGCGAAGGTGCTGAAGGAGCGCTACATCGTCGAGGCGCACGAGTTCTTCGAGAAGCACGGTCCGATCACCATCGTGCTGGCGCGCTTCGTCCCGATCGTGCGGACCTATGCCCCGCTCGTGGCCGGTGCGGCGAAGATGCGGTACTCGATCTTCCTCACCTACAACGTCGTCGGCGCGATCCTGTGGGGTGCCGGGGTGACGCTGCTCGGGTATTTCCTCGGCCAGATCGCGTTCATCCGTGACAACGTCGACTACATCTTCCTGTTGATCGTGTTCGTCTCGGTGCTGCCGATCATCTCCGAGGTCGTCAAGCGGGTGCTCCGGTCGCGTCGGGCGATCACCGAGGAGCCGGTGGCCTCACCCACGCCGGCCGACCACTCCTGA
- the fbaA gene encoding class II fructose-bisphosphate aldolase — protein MPIATPEQYAEMFQKAKEGGYAFPAINCTSSSTINAAIKGFADAGSDGIIQFSTGGAEFGSGLGVKDMVTGAVALAEFAHVVAAKYDVTIALHTDHCPKDKLDTYVRPLLAISQERVDAGKDPLFQSHMWDGSAVPIDENLEIAQELLAKAAAAKIILEIEIGVVGGEEDGVEAAIDDKLFTTPEDFEKTVAALGIGEKGKYLLAATFGNVHGVYKPGNVKLRPDVLNTGQEVATKKLGLADGSKPFDFVFHGGSGSLKSEIDEALSYGVVKMNVDTDTQYAYTRPVAGHMFSNYDGVLKVDGDVGNKKTYDPRVWSKKAETSMSERVVEACTDLKSVGKSISA, from the coding sequence ATGCCCATTGCAACCCCCGAGCAGTACGCCGAGATGTTCCAGAAGGCAAAGGAGGGTGGCTACGCGTTCCCGGCGATCAACTGCACGTCGTCGTCGACGATCAATGCGGCCATCAAGGGCTTCGCGGACGCCGGCAGCGACGGCATCATCCAGTTCTCGACCGGCGGTGCAGAATTCGGTTCGGGTCTCGGCGTCAAGGACATGGTGACCGGTGCGGTCGCGCTGGCCGAGTTCGCCCACGTCGTCGCCGCGAAGTACGACGTGACCATCGCGCTGCACACCGACCACTGCCCCAAGGACAAGCTCGACACCTACGTCCGGCCGCTGCTCGCGATCAGCCAGGAGCGCGTCGACGCGGGCAAGGACCCGCTGTTCCAGTCGCACATGTGGGACGGGTCGGCGGTCCCGATCGACGAGAACCTCGAGATCGCGCAGGAGCTTCTGGCCAAGGCCGCCGCAGCCAAGATCATCCTGGAGATCGAGATCGGCGTCGTCGGCGGTGAGGAGGACGGCGTCGAGGCTGCGATCGACGACAAGCTGTTCACCACCCCCGAGGACTTCGAGAAGACCGTCGCCGCGCTCGGCATCGGCGAGAAGGGCAAGTACCTGCTGGCCGCCACGTTCGGCAACGTCCACGGTGTGTACAAGCCCGGCAACGTGAAGCTGCGTCCCGACGTGCTGAACACCGGCCAGGAAGTGGCGACCAAGAAGCTCGGCCTGGCCGACGGATCCAAGCCGTTCGACTTCGTCTTCCACGGTGGCTCCGGCTCGCTGAAGAGCGAGATCGACGAAGCCCTGAGCTACGGCGTCGTCAAGATGAACGTCGACACCGACACCCAGTACGCCTACACGCGTCCGGTGGCCGGCCACATGTTCAGCAACTACGACGGTGTGCTGAAGGTCGACGGCGACGTGGGCAACAAGAAGACCTACGATCCACGCGTGTGGAGCAAGAAGGCCGAGACCTCGATGAGCGAGCGCGTCGTCGAGGCCTGCACCGACCTCAAGTCGGTGGGTAAGTCGATCAGCGCCTGA
- a CDS encoding DedA family protein produces the protein MIDSALAHTTTTVVALPGILDPINVLSWFGAWAFWGLLLVILIESGVLFPVLPGDSLLFVAGMVVAAGAGGTEGIDKFASLWQLLVFIPIAAIIGGQIGYWIGRFIGTEMFKPDARFLKERYLVEANEFFEKHGPITIFLARFVPIVRTLAPIVAGAARMKWAVFAVYNVVGAIVWGAGIVLLGYWLGRFEVIQKLIEPIFILIVILSIAPMLIEWYRRRRAAKRAPAADALSTDATAADVTAAPADDRRTDTV, from the coding sequence GTGATTGACTCCGCACTTGCCCATACCACCACCACCGTGGTCGCACTGCCGGGCATCCTCGACCCCATCAACGTGCTCAGCTGGTTCGGCGCCTGGGCGTTCTGGGGTCTGCTCCTGGTGATCCTCATCGAATCCGGCGTCCTGTTCCCGGTGTTGCCGGGCGACTCGCTGCTGTTCGTGGCCGGCATGGTCGTCGCCGCGGGCGCGGGCGGCACCGAGGGCATCGACAAGTTCGCCTCACTGTGGCAGCTACTCGTCTTCATTCCGATCGCGGCGATCATCGGCGGTCAGATCGGCTACTGGATCGGCCGCTTCATCGGTACCGAGATGTTCAAGCCCGACGCCCGGTTCCTCAAGGAGCGTTACCTCGTCGAGGCCAACGAGTTCTTCGAGAAGCACGGGCCGATCACCATCTTCTTGGCGCGCTTCGTGCCGATCGTGCGCACACTGGCTCCGATCGTCGCCGGCGCCGCCCGGATGAAGTGGGCGGTGTTCGCCGTCTACAACGTGGTCGGCGCGATCGTCTGGGGTGCGGGCATCGTGCTGCTCGGCTACTGGCTCGGACGGTTCGAGGTCATCCAGAAGCTCATCGAACCGATCTTCATCCTGATCGTCATCCTGTCGATCGCACCGATGCTCATCGAGTGGTATCGCAGGCGCCGGGCCGCCAAGCGCGCCCCGGCCGCCGACGCCCTGTCCACCGATGCCACGGCCGCCGACGTCACGGCAGCGCCCGCCGACGACCGGCGGACCGACACCGTCTGA